A genomic region of Phragmites australis chromosome 2, lpPhrAust1.1, whole genome shotgun sequence contains the following coding sequences:
- the LOC133907188 gene encoding GDSL esterase/lipase At1g28570-like encodes MSTATLPLPLSHRVGIVLASGSARLRLPAMSFARVAGLVVRVAVLTVAAAAAATAEGGGSVCFGRVFSFGDSLTDTGNFLLSVPEDFPDPARNLPYGQTFFGRPSGRYSDGRNLLDFFAEAFGLPFVPPYLGGGDFRYGANFAVGGATALKGSFFRERGVEPTWTPHSLDEQLQWFKKLLPSIAPSEPERSDVMSKSLFLMGEVGGNDYNHLIVRGKSLDELHELVPHVVGAISSVITDLIHLGAKKLVVPGNFPIGCVPLYLAIFPSQKEDYYDDQTGCIKWLNEFTEYHNRMIQEELEKLRNLHPDVTIIYADYYGAALNVYRAPLKFGFTVPLNACCGSDAPYNCSLSILCGNPGSSVCPDPSKYISWDGLHFTEATYKYVIQGLLGGYAIPPLSETCKGEEYKVSQLHQCTDNPTNTVTYDALSSFI; translated from the exons ATGTCAACGGCCACCCtgcccctccccctctcccatCGCGTAGGGATCGTCCTCGCCTCCGGATCGGCGCGGCTTCGCCTGCCCGCCATGTCATTCGCGcgggtggccgggctcgtggTAAGGGTGGCGGTGCTgaccgtggcggcggcggcggcggcgacggcggaaGGGGGAGGAAGCGTGTGCTTCGGCCGGGTGTTCAGCTTCGGGGACTCGCTCACTGACACGGGAAACTTCCTGCTCTCCGTGCCCGAGGACTTCCCAGACCCCGCGCGGAATCTCCCATATGGCCAAACCTTCTTCGGCCGCCCCTCCGGCCGCTACTCCGACGGGCGCAACCTCCTCGACTTCTTCG CGGAAGCATTTGGGCTGCCGTTCGTGCCGCCGTACCTTGGTGGCGGGGACTTTCGGTATGGTGCAAACTTTGCGGTCGGCGGGGCCACTGCCCTCAAAGGCTCGTTCTTCCGGGAACGCGGTGTGGAGCCTACATGGACGCCACACTCCCTTGATGAGCAGCTGCAGTGGTTCAAGAAGTTGCTCCCATCCATTGCACCGTCAGAGCCAG AACGCAGTGATGTAATGTCCAAATCCCTTTTCCTTATGGGAGAGGTTGGTGGAAATGATTACAACCATCTAATTGTCAGGGGGAAGTCTCTTGATGAACTGCATGAGCTTGTTCCTCATGTTGTTGGTGCCATAAGCTCGGTCATCACG GATCTTATACATCTTGGAGCAAAGAAATTAGTTGTTCCAGGGAATTTCCCAATTGGGTGTGTCCCATTGTACCTTGCAATCTTTCCAAGCCAAAAAGAGGATTATTACGATGACCAAACAGGGTGCATTAAGTGGCTAAATGAATTCACCGAGTACCACAATAGGATGATTcaggaagagttggagaagcTCAGGAATCTTCACCCTGATGTGACCATCATTTATGCTGATTATTATGGTGCTGCATTGAACGTATACCGTGCCCCACTCAAATTTG GCTTCACTGTCCCACTGAATGCATGCTGTGGAAGTGATGCTCCATACAATTGTTCCTTGTCAATATTGTGTGGAAATCCTGGATCTAGTGTGTGCCCTGATCCATCAAAGTACATCTCATGGGATGGTCTACACTTCACTGAGGCTACCTACAAATACGTCATTCAAGGATTATTAGGGGGTTATGCCATTCCTCCTCTTTCAGAAACTTGCAAGGGTGAAGAATATAAAGTCTCTCAACTTCACCAATGTACAGATAATCCAACGAACACTGTAACTTACGATGCTTTGAGCTCTTTTATTTGA